A stretch of Brassica napus cultivar Da-Ae chromosome C6, Da-Ae, whole genome shotgun sequence DNA encodes these proteins:
- the LOC106435480 gene encoding uncharacterized protein LOC106435480 codes for MTQLMIGAVRIAVALMVMAAEIDVSMSVRIFEELTQTQPKPNGLFAVQMRSGLHILTGHPSGTKLWQRSYFFVKANNAAFEDPPDESFRLLIRTPSALTTPSRRTFRSRLVARRSVRDDNREKNETSTHGAHSESISELQRAPTHSAKRLRGENQVEGDHSTSEADGANDPTEVGLVGSIGAKRKEPTDGNFLRPGGKIQKRSRGPSPLSPKEIALPASRLLPWGGLSPPSDRFPLASSERWTFCHDKDSPFASDPDACAEFVRRIRGGAHLMPETSELAFPDGFIASAQADVESVVRKNQLILDYELSLCRMASNFAKAEAAIESKDAEIEKSKRVTLDKAKEMIAERSRYHREHKQDAEIIKGLEGELEAARSKIDRLEAEKTEEAEKTKRTMDHLRQVHRRELTSEMCCIGVAAADRFDKFRRYMVDRDKREEKLSGGCWKDILSANEAKFKEELEGVVVEGITDHNLTVSSLPRLERLQGSNQFGSNVGSNVEVADPAAACEASIQEIQTAGTIGAAVPGSIAED; via the exons ATGACTCAGTTGATGATCGGGGCCGTGAGGATCGCCGTTGCGTTGATGGTGATGGCAGCAGAGATTGATGTGTCAATGTCTGTTCGGATTTTCGAGGAGTTGACGCAGACCCAGCCAAAACCGAATGGTTTGTTTGCGGTACAAATGCGTTCGGGGCTTCATATCTTGACTGGTCATCCCTCGGGGACGAAGCTGTGGCAGCGCTCATACTTTTTCGTTAAGGCTAATAATGCTGCCTTCGAAGATCCACCAGACGAAAGCTTCCGA ttGCTCATCCGAACACCATCGGCCCTCACGACACCTTCTAGAAGGACGTTCCGAAG tCGATTGGTCGCCAGACGTTCCGTGCGTGACGACAACCGGGAAAAGAATGAAACTTCCACTCATGGGGCACATTCCGAAAGCATATCCGAGCTACAGCGAGCTCCTACGCACTCAGCTAAGAG ACTTAGGGGAGAAAATCAGGTGGAAGGCGATCATTCGACTAGCGAGGCAGATGGTGCTAACGATCCAACCGAGGTGGGCCTTGTTGGGTCGATTGGTGCGAAGAGGAAAGAGCCGACCGACGGGAATTTTCTTCGACCTGGCGGAAAGATTCAGAAGAGGTCGCGAGGTCCTTCTCCTCTTTCTCCTAAGGAGATAGCTTTACCGGCCTCTCGCTTGCTGCCTTGGGGAGGGTTGAGTCCTCCGTCTGATAGGTTTCCACTAGCCTCATCTGAGCGTTGGACCTTTTGTCATGACAAGGACTCGCCGTTCGCCAGTGACCCTGATGCGTGTGCTGAGTTTGTTCGTCGGATCCGTGGTGGCGCACATTTGATGCCGGAGACTTCCGAGCTCGCGTTTCCAGATGGGTTTATCGCATCTGCTCAGGCCGACGTGGAA TCTGTTGTCCGTAAAAACCAACTCATTTTGGATTACGAGCTGTCACTGTGTAGGATGGCTTCAAATTTCGCTAAGGCCGAAGCGGCAATCGAGAGCAAGGATGCTGAAATCGAGAAATCTAAAAGGGTTACTCTGGACAAAGCCAAAGAGATGATCGCCGAGCGAAGCCGTTATCATCGTGAGCATAAGCAGGATGCTGAGATAATTAAAGGTCTTGAAGGCGAATTAGAGGCTGCTCGAAGTAAGATCGATCGATTGGAGGCAGAGAAGACCGAGGAGGCCGAGAAGACGAAGAGGACGATGGATCATTTGAGACAAGTGCACCGCCGCGAGCTTACGTCCGAGATGTGTTGTATCGGAGTGGCGGCGGCGGATCGTTTCGACAAGTTTAGGAGATACATGGTCGATCGAGATAAGCGCGAGGAGAAGCTC AGTGGGGGATGCTGGAAGGATATCTTGTCTGCCAACGAGGCAAAGTTCAAGGAAGAGCTGGAGGGAGTTGTCGTTGAAGGTATCACGGACCACAATCTCACTGTCTCCTCTCTTCCTCGTCTCGAGCGACTTCAGGGTTCGAACCAGTTCGGCTCGAACGTCGGCTCGAACGTAGAGGTTGCTGATCCGGCTGCTGCTTGCGAAGCTTCGATTCAGGAGATTCAGACCGCGGGGACGATCGGTGCTGCCGTTCCAGGTTCAATCGCCGAAGATTGA
- the LOC106435481 gene encoding uncharacterized protein LOC106435481 — MAQASQVEASAYCFLRAEIESGSCVFFWSDDWLGLGKLRELIWTEGTHYMGLSMDANVCDAVVNGNWKFGHRRRRLHSDLYDRIMTIKPPTLADGDDIFLWKHDMISPYQVFQQQALGIRFASLKIRLNGTKSIGFLREFLDLLISLGWQYWTDFQQE, encoded by the coding sequence ATGGCGCAAGCTTCTCAAGTTGAGGCCTCAGCCTATTGCTTCTTGAGAGCGGAGATTGAAAGTGGCTCCTGCGTTTTTTTCTGGTCCGATGACTGGTTAGGGCTGGGTAAATTAAGGGAGTTAATATGGACTGAAGGTACACACTACATGGGCTTGTCTATGGATGCTAATGTCTGTGATGCAGTTGTCAATGGTAATTGGAAATTTGGTCATCGTAGGCGTCGCCTCCACAGTGATCTCTATGACCGCATTATGACTATCAAACCTCCAACCCTTGCAGATGGAGATGATATCTTTCTCTGGAAGCACGACATGATAAGTCCCTATCAAGTTTTTCAGCAGCAAGCACTTGGAATCAGGTTCGCAAGCCTAAAAATAAGGTTGAATGGGACAAAATCAATTGGTTTCCTCAGGGAGTTCCTTGATTTGCTTATATCTCTTGGTTGGCAATATTGGACAGACTTTCAACAAGAGTAA